One segment of Megachile rotundata isolate GNS110a chromosome 6, iyMegRotu1, whole genome shotgun sequence DNA contains the following:
- the SpdS gene encoding spermidine Synthase: MDAIKPGWFSEINDLWPGVSLSLEVNRILHRERSQYQDVMVLETKSHGRALILDGIIQSTERDEFSYQEMIAFLPLCSHPNPKTVLIVGGGDGGVAREAAKHPQVERIVQVEIDAKVLEVSKKYLPSMGVGLEHPKVTLNVGDGFEFLKQHRGEFDVIITDSSDPVGPAECLFKESYFSLMKTALKPGGIVCSQAGTAWANLDHVTQTLQHCKSVFPVASYGIVSVPTYPTGQIGFVLGGLSTETNFKQPKKVFSDAELDEMNMKYYDEEVHKAAFVLPRFIAKALNEAPDKK; this comes from the exons ATGGACGCGATAAAACCTGGCTGGTTCAGTGAAATCAACGATCTATGGCCGGGTGTCTCCTTGTCTCTTGAAGTAAACAGGATACTTCATAGGGAACGGTCCCAGTATCAGGATGTTATGGTCCTCGAAAC GAAGTCACATGGAAGGGCGCTAATTTTAGACGGTATCATACAATCCACGGAGAGGGATGAATTTTCGTACCAGGAGATGATCGCTTTTCTGCCATTATGCAGCCATCCAAATCCAAAAACT GTTTTAATAGTTGGGGGTGGAGATGGAGGGGTTGCTCGCGAAGCCGCAAAACATCCCCAAGTCGAAAGGATCGTTCAAGTCGAAATTGACGCGAAAGTACTGGAGGTTTCAAAGAAATACTTGCCCTCGATGGGTGTGGGACTCGAACACCCCAAAGTCACCCTTAACGTAGGGGATGGTTTCGAATTTTTGAAGCAACACAGGGGAGAGTTCGATGTTATTATCACGGACAGCAGTGATCCCGTTG GTCCAGCAGAGTGTTTGTTCAAAGAATCGTACTTCAGCTTAATGAAGACAGCACTGAAACCTGGTGGAATAGTTTGCAGCCAAGCAGGAACTGCATGGGCAAATCTGGACCACGTTACGCAGACATTACAACATTGTAAATCTGTGTTTCCGGTTGCATCTTACGGAATTGTTTCTGTACCTACTTACCCTACTGGACAAATCGGTTTCGTGTTGGGTGGATTAAGCACA GAAACGAATTTCAAGCAACCAAAAAAAGTCTTCAGCGACGCCGAGCTCGACGAAATGAACATGAAATATTACGACGAAGAAGTGCACAAAGCAGCGTTCGTTTTGCCGAGGTTTATAGCGAAAGCTTTGAACGAAGCACCcgataaaaagtaa